In Elaeis guineensis isolate ETL-2024a chromosome 1, EG11, whole genome shotgun sequence, a genomic segment contains:
- the LOC105032563 gene encoding vacuolar cation/proton exchanger 1a: MASSTAYEAARSIEGGDFKSGLLRHGHGHGHGRTAHNMSSSSLRKKSDMTLVSRVPWGNLRSLLANLQEIFLGTKLFILFPAVPLAIAAHYFHFSRAWVFALSLLGLTPLAERVSFLTEQIAYYTGPTVGGLLNATCGNATELIIALFALYEGKIEVVKLSLLGSILSNLLLVLGTSLLCGGIANLRKEQLYDRKQADANSGLLILAALCHLLPLGFRYAIKSGERAVTKVPILDLSRACSFVMLFAYIAFLFFQLKTHRQLFEAQEDDDATAEEEAVMGFPSALAWLVGMTIVIAILSEYIVGTIEDASESWGISVSFISIILLPIVGNAAEHAGAIIFAFKNKLDITLGVSLGSATQVAMFVVPLSVLVAWIMGVDMDLDFKLLETGSLIMSVLLTAFTLQDGTSHYLKGVVLLLSYFVIGACFFVLKTPPNQTNGINSGLLTTTSGVVAA, encoded by the exons ATGGCTTCTTCGACGGCCTATGAGGCGGCGAGGAGCATCGAGGGAGGCGACTTCAAGAGCGGGCTGCTGCGCCACGGCCACGGTCACGGCCACGGGCGCACCGCGCACAACATGTCGTCGTCGTCGCTGCGGAAGAAGTCGGATATGACGCTGGTGTCCAGGGTGCCCTGGGGTAACTTGCGCAGCCTCCTCGCCAACCTGCAGGAGATCTTCCTGGGGACCAAGCTCTTCATCCTCTTCCCTGCCGTTCCTCTCGCCATCGCCGCCCATTACTTCCACTTCAGTCGC GCTTGGGTGTTCGCGCTGAGTTTGTTGGGACTGACTCCGCTGGCCGAGCGCGTGAGCTTCCTAACCGA GCAAATTGCGTACTATACTGGCCCCACTG TGGGTGGTCTCTTGAATGCCACATGTGGGAATGCCACAGAGTTGATCATAGCTTTGTTTGCATTGTATGAGGGGAAGATCGAGGTGGTTAAGTTATCCCTGCTGGGTTCTATCCTCTCCAACCTGCTGCTTGTCCTTGGCACCTCTCTCCTCTGCGGTGGCATCGCCAACCTTCGCAAAGAGCAGTTGTATGATCGA AAGCAAGCTGATGCGAACTCAGGCCTTTTGATATTGGCTGCTTTGTGCCACTTGCTACCGTTGGGGTTCAGGTATGCCATAAAATCTGGTGAGCGTGCAGTGACCAAGGTTCCAATACTGGACTTGTCGAGAGCATGCAGCTTTGTCATGCTATTTGCCTATATTGCGTTCCTGTTCTTTCAGCTGAAGACTCATCGCCAACTCTTTGAAGCGCAGGAG GACGATGATGCAACCGCTGAAGAAGAGGCGGTCATGGGGTTCCCAAGTGCCCTGGCTTGGTTGGTGGGCATGACGATTGTGATAGCAATACTATCTGAGTATATTGTTGGCACAATTGAG GATGCTTCAGAATCTTGGGGCATATCTGTAAGCTTCATAAGCATTATCTTGCTACCCATTGTCGGAAATGCTGCTGAGCACGCGGGTGCCATCATATTTGCTTTTAAGAACAAGTTG GATATCACACTAGGAGTTTCCTTAGGATCAGCGACTCAGGTCGCCATGTTTGTG GTTCCACTAAGTGTGCTTGTGGCATGGATTATGGGAGTTGATATGGATCTTGATTTCAAACTATTAGAGACAGGCTCTTTGATCATGTCAGTATTGTTGACAGCCTTCACCCTTCAG GATGGGACTTCGCATTACTTGAAAGGAGTTGTTCTCCTACTCTCTTATTTTGTCATTGGTGCATGTTTCTTTGTCCTCAAAACACCACCAA ATCAAACAAATGGCATCAACTCGGGTTTACTGACGACAACATCAGGTGTCGTGGCCGCTTAG